Genomic window (Jeotgalibacillus aurantiacus):
GGTATAGTCGTACACAAAGGCACCAGCATCTCCTGAATGATGAGAACGTAGTGTTATTTAAGCCGTCAGCATACAGTAATATCGTTGAGGCGAGTGAAATCCTTCACAGAGAATGGACTAGAAAGGTCAATGATGATTTATCGATTGATGAATTGAATGAATTACATGAGAAAAAGTTGAAGAAGCGTAAAAGAGGCAGATTGATCAGCGCCTTTGTTTTGGGGTTCTTTATACTCCTAGCCTTTTTATCTGTCATTTAAACGGAGGGAGCATCATGAAGCAATTATCACCGTCGCAAATCAGAGAAATGATTCGTGTAAATGAATGGACAAAGCCGACTGCCGGACTGGCAAACGGCTATATCCAGACAAACCTTGCCGTACTGCCAAAGGATCTGGCGTTTGAGTTTCTATTGTTTTGTCAGCGTAATCCGAAGCCGTGTCCGATTATTGATGTAGTAGAAGCAGGCGAAATCTCGGCCCGGTTCGCAGCACCCGATGCCAATTTGAAAACAGATATTCCGAAATACCGCATTTATCGAAATGGTGAGATGACGGAAGAGTGCGAGAACGTTTCTGACATTTGGGATGAGAATATGGTTGGTTTTTTAATTGGATGCAGCTTTACGTTTGAGGAGGCTCTTCTGCAAAACGGGATTCCGATTCGTCATCATGAAGAGCAGTGTAATGTACCGATGTATAAAACGAATATTGCATGTACGAAAGCCGGGCGCTTTCAAGGGCCGATGGTGGTCAGCATGCGCCCAATGAGCGAGCAGGAAGCGATACGTGCCGTTCAAGTAACGAGCCGTTTTCCGTCTGTGCATGGTGCACCGGT
Coding sequences:
- a CDS encoding putative hydro-lyase, with amino-acid sequence MKQLSPSQIREMIRVNEWTKPTAGLANGYIQTNLAVLPKDLAFEFLLFCQRNPKPCPIIDVVEAGEISARFAAPDANLKTDIPKYRIYRNGEMTEECENVSDIWDENMVGFLIGCSFTFEEALLQNGIPIRHHEEQCNVPMYKTNIACTKAGRFQGPMVVSMRPMSEQEAIRAVQVTSRFPSVHGAPVHIGNPEKIGIQDIHQPNFGDAVTIKEGEVPVFWACGVTPQAIAMHVKPELMITHSPGHMFITDLKNEEFSVL